Proteins encoded by one window of Pseudomonas sp. LS44:
- the chrA gene encoding chromate efflux transporter: MPEPVVRPQPVTLREALRFWLKLGFISFGGPAGQIALMHRELVEQRRWISEKRFLHALNFCMLLPGPEAQQLATYLGWLLHRSWGGVLAGVLFVLPSLFILIGVSWLYIAFGHLPLLVGLFYGIKPAVTAIVLQAALRIGGRVLKNSWLWGIAAAAFVAIFALDVPFPLIVLGAALLGYLGGRLAPQQFSPGGGHAAANADYGPALIDDDTPPPAHARFRWPRLALLLLIGAVLWLLPMGLLTALFGWQGTLTQMAWFFSKAALLTFGGAYAVLPYVYQGAVGHYGWLTPTQMIDGLALGETTPGPLIMVVAFVAFVGAYLQPMFGTDQAFLAGAVAAALVTWFTFLPSFLFILAGGPLVESTHGELQFTAPLTAITAAVVGVIVNLALFFAYHVLWPQGFAGSFDWPSALIALGAALALLRFKVGVVPVLIGSALAGLVVRL, encoded by the coding sequence ATGCCTGAGCCTGTCGTCCGCCCTCAGCCGGTCACCCTGCGCGAAGCCCTGCGTTTCTGGTTGAAGCTCGGTTTCATCAGCTTCGGCGGTCCGGCCGGGCAGATCGCTCTGATGCACCGCGAGCTGGTCGAGCAGCGCCGCTGGATTTCCGAGAAACGCTTCCTGCACGCGCTGAACTTCTGCATGTTGCTGCCCGGCCCGGAAGCGCAGCAGCTCGCCACCTACCTCGGCTGGCTGCTGCATCGCAGCTGGGGCGGCGTGTTGGCCGGCGTGCTGTTCGTGCTGCCCTCGCTGTTCATCCTGATCGGCGTGTCCTGGCTGTACATCGCCTTCGGCCACCTGCCGCTGCTGGTCGGCCTGTTCTACGGCATCAAACCGGCGGTGACCGCGATCGTGCTGCAGGCGGCGCTACGCATCGGTGGGCGAGTGCTGAAAAACAGCTGGTTATGGGGCATTGCCGCCGCGGCCTTTGTCGCCATCTTCGCCCTCGACGTGCCCTTCCCGCTGATCGTGCTGGGTGCTGCGCTGCTCGGTTACCTGGGCGGGCGATTGGCGCCACAGCAATTCAGCCCGGGCGGCGGCCATGCAGCGGCCAATGCCGACTACGGCCCGGCGTTGATCGACGACGACACGCCGCCACCTGCGCACGCACGCTTTCGCTGGCCACGCCTGGCGCTTCTGCTACTGATCGGCGCCGTGCTGTGGTTGCTGCCGATGGGCCTGCTCACCGCGTTGTTCGGTTGGCAGGGCACGCTGACGCAAATGGCCTGGTTCTTCAGCAAGGCCGCGCTGCTCACCTTCGGTGGCGCCTACGCGGTGCTGCCCTACGTCTACCAGGGCGCGGTCGGCCACTACGGCTGGCTCACCCCGACGCAGATGATCGACGGCCTGGCTCTCGGCGAAACCACGCCGGGGCCGCTGATCATGGTGGTCGCCTTCGTCGCTTTCGTCGGTGCCTACCTGCAGCCGATGTTCGGCACCGACCAGGCCTTCCTCGCCGGCGCCGTGGCGGCCGCCCTGGTCACCTGGTTCACCTTCCTGCCGTCGTTCCTGTTCATCCTCGCCGGCGGCCCGCTGGTGGAGTCCACCCACGGCGAACTGCAGTTCACCGCCCCGCTCACCGCCATCACCGCCGCGGTGGTCGGGGTGATCGTCAACCTGGCGCTGTTCTTCGCCTACCACGTGCTCTGGCCGCAGGGCTTCGCCGGCAGCTTCGACTGGCCGTCGGCACTGATCGCCCTGGGCGCGGCACTGGCGTTGCTGCGCTTCAAGGTGGGGGTGGTGCCGGTGCTGATTGGCAGCGCGCTGGCGGGATTGGTGGTTCGGCTGTAG
- a CDS encoding DUF5625 family protein, protein MLEFILKQRALLAVLSIAILWSVLFTIWTKWIRTIPLNEEITLIAGSTIEKEVRIVIPELYRVNFLFDRTGAPDKDLRSLVGNWGALRGKVIPSGVIIPIQWSLHSSKNGAVVATDTINSFGSAGYTSNNFYRPAGHFKAPTGRYFFKATILRDVPEFKNIKTRISLEPIPGFSSTWQLTLAFWGDIVTVLLVLPIALVLGLLLLWRASRAFYARNISTSGAPKT, encoded by the coding sequence ATGCTGGAATTCATACTAAAGCAAAGAGCCCTGCTTGCAGTGCTATCAATAGCCATACTATGGTCCGTATTATTTACAATATGGACTAAATGGATAAGAACAATTCCTCTAAATGAAGAAATCACACTGATCGCGGGAAGCACTATTGAAAAAGAAGTGCGCATCGTTATTCCAGAGCTCTACAGAGTTAACTTTCTTTTTGATCGCACGGGCGCCCCTGATAAAGACCTGAGATCTCTTGTTGGAAATTGGGGGGCTCTTAGAGGGAAAGTCATACCTTCTGGAGTAATTATCCCTATCCAGTGGTCACTGCACTCATCAAAAAATGGTGCAGTAGTTGCGACAGACACAATCAACTCTTTCGGCTCAGCAGGTTACACATCTAATAATTTCTATCGTCCGGCCGGACACTTCAAAGCCCCCACTGGCAGATATTTTTTCAAGGCTACAATACTGCGGGACGTACCGGAATTTAAGAACATTAAAACCAGGATCTCACTGGAGCCAATTCCAGGCTTCTCTTCCACATGGCAACTCACGCTGGCGTTTTGGGGCGACATCGTTACAGTTTTACTGGTCTTACCTATAGCGTTAGTTCTTGGACTGCTATTACTCTGGCGTGCAAGCCGAGCATTCTATGCTAGGAATATCTCTACAAGCGGCGCCCCAAAAACGTGA